The Xanthomonas rydalmerensis genomic interval CCCGCCAAAGGACCTTCCGCATGCACCAGGCCCCGTCGTCCCCCTCCACCTCCTCCCGCAGCGACAGGACGCGCGGCACCGAGCAGGCGCTGCTGTGGTCGGCGCTGGGCTCGCTGCTGCTGGTGCTGAGCCCACGCGCCGCCGCGGTGCCGGCGTTCGCGCGGCAGACCGGCTCGTCCTGCGCCGACTGCCACATCGGCGCCTACGGCCCGGCACTGACCCCGTACGGCATGCGCTTCAAGCTCGGCGGCTACACCGACAGCGACGGCAACGGCACCAAGATCCCGGCCTCCGCGCAGCTCACCGCCAACCGCAGCGTGCCGGCGCGCGGCGAGAGCCGCACCCGCTTCAGCGAGGCCGACCTGTACCTGGCCGGGCGCATCACCGACAACGTCGGCGGCTACGTCAAGGTCGCCACCACCAACAACGGCAAGAACGACTACACCACGCGCCTGGACAACGTCGACCTGCGCGCAGTGGTCAAGAGCTTCCAGCTCGGCGGCAGGGACACCCTGCTCGGCGTCAGCGTCAACAACAATCCCGGCAGCCAGGACCCGATCGGCATGCTGCCCAACGCCTCCGGGCTGGGCCCGGCCTCGGCCTATTCCAGTTCGACCACCCTGCTCAACCAATCCTCGCTGTCCAACCGGGTGATCGGCACCAGCGTCTACGGCCTGTACGACCGCAACTGGTACGGCGAAGTCGGCACCTACACCGCCCTGCCGGTCTCGACCCAGGACGACCTCGGCTACGCCATCGGCGGCGATCCCGGCAAGCTCAGCGACACCGGCTACCTGCGCCTGAGCTACATGAAGGACCTCAAGCGCCAGTTCTTCTCCGCCGGCGTGGTCGCACTGACCACGCGCCGGCAGTTGCCGCGCAGCACCGGCCCGCGCGACGACTTCACCGATCTGGGCTACGACCTCAACTACCAGTTCCTTGGCACCCGCGAGCACATCCTCAAGCTCGGCTACCTCAACATCTACGAGCGCCGCCGCTACGGCAGCGCGCTGATCGACCCGACCGACCCGGCCCTGGCCGGCCCGCGCCGGGCCAGCGTGCGCGACCAGTCGATCAGCCTCAACTACACCTACAAGCAGAGCTACAGCCTGCTGCTGGCGCACTTCATCAACACCGGCTCGGACGATCCGTTCCGCTACCGCCCGTACGGCGCGCCGGACACCACCAGCAACCTGATCAGCGCCTCGTGGGCGCCGTTCGGCAAGGACGACAGCTATTCGTCTATCTCCAACCTGCGCCTGTCCGCGACCTGGTTCCGTTTCAGCAAGTTCAACGGCAGCACCGGCAACGTGTTCGGCGCTACCCCGGTCACTCGCCCGCGCGACCTCAACCAGTTCGCGCTGAGCCTGAGCCTGGCCTTTTGATCCCCCGCACGGAGCTTCCCCCCATGAAACGCACCAATGCCCTCCCCCTGTGCACCCTGCTGGCCGGCCTGCTGCCGCTGGCCGCCGCGGTGGCGCCGTCCGCGCATGCCGCCGGCGGCGCGCCCGGCGCCGGCGTGTTCGCCAGCGAATGCGCCGAATGCCACAGCGCCGCACCGGCCAAGAACAAGAAGGGCCCGACCCTGTTCGGCGTGGTCGGGCGCCGCGCCGGCAGCGTGCCGGACTACGCCTATTCCGACGCGATGAAGCAGAGCCAGTGGACCTGGAGCGACGACAAGCTGCGCAGCTACCTGTCGCAACCGGCATCCAAGGCCCTGCCCGGCGGCAAGATGAAGTACGACGGACTGGACGATCCAAAGCAGTTGCAGGACCTGATCGCCTACCTGCACAGCCTGCATTGAACTCGCTGCCCGATCGGGTCATATTCGGCGCCCCACGGGCCGGCCGTCGCGTCGCGCCCGTGCCCGATTCCTGACCTGCGAGCACCGAGCCACCGTGCGTGTTTTCCCTGCCGTCCGCGGCGCTTCGTCGCTGCTGCCCGCCGCTACCCAGCGCTGCGGGGCGGGCCGCGCATGCTGAACGCGCACGCGGTCCCGCCGAGCGCCGCATCCCGGCGGTCAGTGCATCCAGGCGTCGGCGCGGCCCTGGCCGTGGGCCTTGCGCTCGCCGCCCTGCACGCGCCGGCGGCAATGGCCGGCGACGTCGGCGGTGCCGCCGGGATCAGCTCGCAACTGGTCGATCGCGGCATCGCCGTGACCCGCAGCACCCCGACCCTGCAGGGCGCGCTGTTCTGGCTGCCGGCGCCGGGCTGGTCGCTGAGCGGCTCGGCCAGCGTGGCACTGGACGCGCCGGGCAAGGTGTTGATGGGCAGCGCCGGCCTGTCGCGCGGCTGGACCCTGTCCGACAACTGGCAACTGCAGGCCGAAGCGCTGCTGTACCGCTACCCCGGCCGGCGTGTCGACCGTCCGTTCAACCGCGACGAGCTCAGCCTGGGCTGGAGCTACCGCGACCGCCTGAGCCTGTCGCTGGCCGCGTTCCGCCTGCCCGACAGCGGCCTGCGCCAGCGCTGGTACGGCGCGCTCGACCTCACCGCGCACCAGCCGCTCCACGGCGCGCTGTCGCTGTCGGCCGGGGTCGGCGTCAGCCAGGCGCCGCCGGCCCTGTACGGACTGGAGTACGTGGCGCACTATCGCTACGGCCACGCCGGGCTGATCTGGAACGCCGGGCGCTGGAGCGTGGAGGTGGACCGCATGTTCAACGACACCCACGGCGGCGCGAACCACGGGATCTGGCCCTGGGTGGCCAGCGTCTCCCGCAGCTTCTGATCCGAGCGCAACCTTTCCGTGCCGCCCCGGCACATACCGGTGCCCGTTGCCACACCTGCCCCCATGAACGACACCGACCTGCTCGGCGATGCCACCGACCGCATGCTGCTCCGGCGCATGGCGGCCAGCGACCGCGAGGCGCTGACCCGCCTGTACCGCGCCTACCACGGCCGCCTGTGCCGGTTCCTGTCGCGGCTGACCCGGCGCCCGGACATCATCGAGGAAGCGATCAACGACTGCTTCTGGATCGTCTGGCAGAAGGCGGGCGACTTTCGCGGCGATTCGCAGGTTTCGACCTGGATCATGGGCATCGCCTACCGCTGCGGGCTCAAGGCGATCCGCCACCACAGCGACGACGCCATCGACGATGGCGTGGCCGCCGAGGACCACGCCGCGGCGGCGGACCCGGACGAGGACCGCGAGCTGCGCGACTGGCTGGGCAAGGGCCTGGAACGCCTGTCGGCCGACCAGCGGCTGGTGGTGGAACTGGTCTACGGCCTCGGCCACAAGCTGGAAGAGGTCGCCGCGATCATGCAGTGCCCGGTGGGCACCATCAAGGCCCGGCTGTTCCATGCCCGGGTCAAGCTTCGCAACGTGTTGCCGGGATTGGCCGGCGACGCGTCCACGCTGACGGAGAGCGCGTGATGAAAACGGGCTTCAATGAGCCAGGCAACGAATGCGCGCATGCCTGGGAACTGATGCCGTGGGTGCTGCAGGACAGCGCCACGGAAGACGAGAACGAATGGCTGGTCGCGCACCTGGCCAAGTGCCAGCACTGCAGCGCCGAGTTCGCCCAGCAGAGCCGCCTGCGCATGGCGATGACCCTGCCCAGCGACGTGCCGGTGGACGCCGAGGCCGGGCTGCAGCGCCTGCTGCAGCGCCTGGACGCGCCGGTCCCCAAGCCGCAGCCGCAGCGCAGCCGCACCAGCTGGACCACGCGGGCGCTGGTTGCCGCCGCCCTGCTGCAGGCCGTGGGCCTGGGCGTGCTGGGCGTGCGCCTGTCCGCCGAGCATGAGCGCAGCACCGCCTACCGCACCCTCAGCGACGCCACGCAGCCGCTGGCGGCCGACGCGATCCGGGTGGTGCCGGACGCACGCATGACCCTGGCCGACTGGGATGCGCTGTTGCGCAAGCTGCAGCTGCGGGTGATCGGCGGCCCCAACGCCGCCGGCGCCTACACCGTGGTGCCGATCCAGGCCGGGTCGGCGGCGCAGCCGCAGCGCAGCGTGCAGCAGTTGCGCGCCACCGCCGGCATCCGCCTGGCGGAGCCGATCGCCGCGCCATGAAGCTGCATCTCGCCAGCCTGCTGTTCGCCTGCCTGGGCCTTGGCGCCTGTGCCCACGCCGCGCCGGCGGCCGTCGCCGATCCTGCGCCCGCGGCCAAGGCGCCCAGCCTGGATCCGTCGCCGGCGCTGGACAGCCAGCGCCAGATCGTCCTCGCCGTGGCCAACCCGATGGCCGCGCCGAGCCGCCACGCCGGCTCCAATCTGCTCGGCTACGCCTCGGCCCGCTACTACGGCGCCGGCACCCAGGCGGTCGCCACCCTGGACGCGCTGAACAAGCGCTACGGCCTGCGCCAGGTCGCCGGCTGGCCGATCAAGGCGCTGGGGCTGTACTGCGTGGTGCTGGAGCCGGCGCCGGGCAGCGACCGCGCGGCGCTGCTGGCGCAATTGGCCAAGGATGACCGCGTGGCGCTGTCGCAGCCGCTGCAGGACTTCGGCACGTATTCGGCCGATAGCCAGGCCGCGGCGGCGGCGCCGGCGCAGCCGCTGCGCTACAACGACCCCTACGTGGACATGCAGCGCGGCTTCGCCGCCACCAATGCAGCCACCGCGCAGACGCTGAGCCAGGGCCAGGGCGTGGACGTGGCGATCGTCGACACCGGCGTGGACACGTCGCATCCGGACCTGCGCGGACGCCTGCGCAACACCCGCGACCTGGTCGCCGCCGATCCGGGCGCGTTCAACCGCGACCACCACGGCACCGAGGTCGCCGGCATCATCGCCGCCGGCAGCAACAACCACCTGGGCATCGTCGGCATCGCGCCGAAGGCGATGCTCGACGTGTACAAGGCCTGCTGGTATCCGCAGCGCCCCGGCGCCGGCGCCGGCTGCAACTCCTTCACCCTGGCCAAGGCGCTGGCGGCGATCGGCGACACCCGCACCCGCATCATCAATCTCAGCCTGGGCGGCCCGGCCGACCCGCTGCTGCGCAAGCTCATGGAACAGTTGCTGCGCGACGGCCGCATCGTGGTCGCGGCGATGCCGCCCAACGGCCGCATGGACGGGTTTCCCGATGGCATTCCCGGGGTGATCGTGGTGCGCAGCAGCGCCGCCACGCCGGCACCGGCGGGCGTGCTCAGCGCGCCGGGCGAGGACATCCTCACCACCCAGCCAAACGGTGGCTACGACTTCACCTCCGGCTCGTCGATGGCCACCGCCCACGTCAGCGGCGTGGTCGCGCTGCTGCTGGCGCTGGCGCCGCAACTGGACGCGCGCAGCGTGCACGACCTGCTGCTGCGCACCAGCCGCACGCGCGACGGCCTGCTGCAGGTGGACGCCGCCGCCGCCGTACAGGCGTTGCCGCGTAGCGCTCCCCTCGCCCGCTGAGGTCACCCCCATGCGTTCCTGGATCCCGCTCTGGTTGCACCGGCTCGGCGCGCCGCCGACCTTCTACCGCGTGGCCGGCGCGGTGCGTCCCTGGAGCCTGGCTGCGGCCATGCTGTTCGGCGCCGTGGCCTGCTACGGCGGGCTGGTGCTGGCGCCGCCGGATTACCAGCAGCACGACGCCTACCGCATCCTCTTCGTGCACGTGCCGTGCGCGTGGATGAGCCTGTTCGTGTACGCGGCGATGGGCGTGGCCGGCCTGGTCGCGCTGGTGTGGCGGGTGAAGCTGGCGGAAATCGCCTGCATGGCCTCGGCACCGATCGGCGCCGCCTTCACCTTCGTCACCCTGTGCACCGGCTCGCTGTGGGGCCGGCCGATGTGGGGCACATGGTGGACCTGGGACGCCCGGCTCACCTCGGAACTGGTGCTGTTGTTCCTGTACCTGGGCGTGATCGGCCTGCAACGCGCCATCGACGACCCGCGCCAGGGCGCGCGCGCCGCCGCGCTGCTGGCGCTGGTCGGGCTGATCAACCTGCCGATCGTGCATTACTCGGTGGTCTGGTGGAACACGCTGCACCAGGGCTCCACGGTATGCGTGCTCGGCCCGTCGAAGATGCCGCTGTCGATGCTGTGGCCGCTGCTGACCGGCGTGGTCGCCAGCAAGTGCTACTACATCGCCAGCCTGTGCGGGCGCATGCGCAGCGATCTGCTGTCACTGGAGCGCGGCAAGGCCTGGGTGCGTGCGATTGCGCTGCAGGCCGCGCCGGTGTCGACGTCGCCGGCGGACACCGCGCCGCGGCCCGCGGAGCACGCGGCATGAGCGGGTTCTGGGCGATGGGCGGCTATGCCGTCTATGTGTGGAGCGCGTACGCGCTGGCGCTGGTGGTGCTGCTCCTGGACAGCCTGCTGCCGCGCCGCCGCCAGCGCCGGCTGCTCGCCGAGATCCGTGCGCAAGTGGCCCGCGAACAGGTCCGCCGTGCCCGCGGCAACGCGGCCACCAACGGAGCGCACGATGCATCCCACCCGTAAGCGCCGCCTGCTGCTGGTGCTGCTGTTGCTCGGCGCCGCGGCGCTGGCCACCGGCCTGTTCGTGCTGGCCCTGCAGCACAACATCAGCTACCTGTTCACGCCGAGCCAGGTGCAGGCCGGCGCGGCCAAGGATTACCGGGTGTTCCGGCTCGGCGGCATGGTCAAGGCCGGCTCGATCACGCGCAGCGCCGATTCGCTGCAGGTGCGGTTCACGGTGATCGACAAGGCTGGCGCCACCGCCGTCGCCTACACCGGCATCCTGCCGGACCTGTTCCGCGACAACCAGGCGGTGATCGCCACCGGCTCGATGCAGGGTGCGCGCTTCGTCGCCACCGAAGTGCTGGCCAAGCACGACGAGACCTACATGCCGCAGGAATTGAAGGACGCGATGGCGCAGGCGCATGCCGATCGCGCCCACGTCGGCAACACCTCGGCGGCTGCTGCGGCGACCGCACGACCATGAGTCCGATCGCGTCCCACCGCGCCGGAGTAGCCGCACCATGAGCGCCGAACTCGGCCAATGCGCCCTGATCCTGGCCTTGCTGCTGGCCCTGGTGCAGGCCGTGCTGCCGCTGCTCGGCGCCTGGCGCGGCCAGCGCGCCTGGATGGCGGTGGCGCGGCCGGCCGCCTACGCCCAGGCCGGTTTCGCCTGGCTGGCCTTCGGCCTGCTCGCTTACGTGTTGCTGCAGCTGGATTTCTCGGTGCGCTACGTCGCCGCCAACGCCAACCTGGCGCAGCCCTGGTACTACCGGCTGGCCGCGGTGTGGGGCGCGCACGAGGGCTCGCTGCTGTTGTGGATCGCCATCCTCAACCTGTGGACGGTGGCGCTGGCGCGCAGCAGCCGGCACCTGCCGGAAGCCTTCGCCGCGCGCGTGCTCGGGGTGCTCGGGCTGATCTCCAGCGGCTTCCTGGCCTTCGTCCTGTTCACCTCCAATCCGTTCGCTCGGCTGTCGCCGATGCCGCGCGACGGCAGCGAACTCAACCCGGTACTGCAGGACCCGGGCATGGTGTTCCACCCGCCGGTGCTGTACACCGGCTACGTCGGCTTTTCGGTGGCCTTTGCCTTCGCCATCGCCGCCCTGCTCGGCGGCGAACAGCAGCAGGCCTGGGTGCGCTGGGCGCGGCCGTGGACCAATGTCGCCTGGGGCTTCCTCAGCGCCGGTATCGTCGCCGGCAGCTGGTGGGCCTACGCCGAGCTGGGCTGGGGCGGCTGGTGGTTCTGGGATCCGGTGGAGAACGCCAGCTTCATGCCGTGGCTGGTCGGCGCCGCGCTGATCCACACCCAGGCGGTCACCGAGAAACGCGGCGCGCTCGGCGCCTGGACCCTGCTGCTGTCGATCCTGGCGTTCTCGCTGTCGTTGCTGGGCACCTTCCTGGTGCGCTCCGGCGTGCTGACCTCGGTGCACGCCTTCGCCGCCGACCCGCGCCGCGGCCTGTACATCCTCGGCTTCCTGGTGCTGGTGGTCGGCGGCTCGCTGCTGCTGTACGCGCTGCGCGCGCCGCGCCTGGCCGCGGGCAAGCCGTTCGCCGCGCTGTCGCGGGAGACCGCGATCCTGATCGGCAACCTGATGCTCAGCGTGGCCGCGGCGATGGTGCTGCTGGGCACACTGTTCCCGCTGCTCGGCGATGCGCTGCGGCTGGGCAAGATCTCGGTCGGGCCGCCCTACTTCGGCCTGCTGTTCCCGCTGCTGATGCTGCCGGTGGTGCTGCTGCTGCCGTTCGGTCCCTACCTGCGTTGGGGCCGTACCGACCCCGGCGCACTGCGCGCGGTGGCCGCGCGCGCCGGTCTGGCGGCACTGGGCTGCGCACTGCTGGCGTGGTTGCTGAGCGCGGGTACGCT includes:
- a CDS encoding heme lyase CcmF/NrfE family subunit; the encoded protein is MSAELGQCALILALLLALVQAVLPLLGAWRGQRAWMAVARPAAYAQAGFAWLAFGLLAYVLLQLDFSVRYVAANANLAQPWYYRLAAVWGAHEGSLLLWIAILNLWTVALARSSRHLPEAFAARVLGVLGLISSGFLAFVLFTSNPFARLSPMPRDGSELNPVLQDPGMVFHPPVLYTGYVGFSVAFAFAIAALLGGEQQQAWVRWARPWTNVAWGFLSAGIVAGSWWAYAELGWGGWWFWDPVENASFMPWLVGAALIHTQAVTEKRGALGAWTLLLSILAFSLSLLGTFLVRSGVLTSVHAFAADPRRGLYILGFLVLVVGGSLLLYALRAPRLAAGKPFAALSRETAILIGNLMLSVAAAMVLLGTLFPLLGDALRLGKISVGPPYFGLLFPLLMLPVVLLLPFGPYLRWGRTDPGALRAVAARAGLAALGCALLAWLLSAGTLRAVAGVAAAAWVGVGTALYALTRWRSAPRGRRFPAELAGMLLAHAGVAVFVAGVLLSESLSVERDVRLDPGQSAQVGAHAFRFDGVRLVDGPNWKAEQGTVSVLRDGAVVAVLHPQKRLYSSDRIQTEAAIDAGVLRDLYVALGEPVDDQHIEYGWTLRLYDKPFIRWIWAGGLLMMLGGFVSAGARRLRAQPVADSAATPAALAGAAP
- a CDS encoding c-type cytochrome, yielding MKRTNALPLCTLLAGLLPLAAAVAPSAHAAGGAPGAGVFASECAECHSAAPAKNKKGPTLFGVVGRRAGSVPDYAYSDAMKQSQWTWSDDKLRSYLSQPASKALPGGKMKYDGLDDPKQLQDLIAYLHSLH
- a CDS encoding S8 family serine peptidase; amino-acid sequence: MKLHLASLLFACLGLGACAHAAPAAVADPAPAAKAPSLDPSPALDSQRQIVLAVANPMAAPSRHAGSNLLGYASARYYGAGTQAVATLDALNKRYGLRQVAGWPIKALGLYCVVLEPAPGSDRAALLAQLAKDDRVALSQPLQDFGTYSADSQAAAAAPAQPLRYNDPYVDMQRGFAATNAATAQTLSQGQGVDVAIVDTGVDTSHPDLRGRLRNTRDLVAADPGAFNRDHHGTEVAGIIAAGSNNHLGIVGIAPKAMLDVYKACWYPQRPGAGAGCNSFTLAKALAAIGDTRTRIINLSLGGPADPLLRKLMEQLLRDGRIVVAAMPPNGRMDGFPDGIPGVIVVRSSAATPAPAGVLSAPGEDILTTQPNGGYDFTSGSSMATAHVSGVVALLLALAPQLDARSVHDLLLRTSRTRDGLLQVDAAAAVQALPRSAPLAR
- a CDS encoding RNA polymerase sigma factor; translation: MNDTDLLGDATDRMLLRRMAASDREALTRLYRAYHGRLCRFLSRLTRRPDIIEEAINDCFWIVWQKAGDFRGDSQVSTWIMGIAYRCGLKAIRHHSDDAIDDGVAAEDHAAAADPDEDRELRDWLGKGLERLSADQRLVVELVYGLGHKLEEVAAIMQCPVGTIKARLFHARVKLRNVLPGLAGDASTLTESA
- a CDS encoding heme ABC transporter permease, whose translation is MRSWIPLWLHRLGAPPTFYRVAGAVRPWSLAAAMLFGAVACYGGLVLAPPDYQQHDAYRILFVHVPCAWMSLFVYAAMGVAGLVALVWRVKLAEIACMASAPIGAAFTFVTLCTGSLWGRPMWGTWWTWDARLTSELVLLFLYLGVIGLQRAIDDPRQGARAAALLALVGLINLPIVHYSVVWWNTLHQGSTVCVLGPSKMPLSMLWPLLTGVVASKCYYIASLCGRMRSDLLSLERGKAWVRAIALQAAPVSTSPADTAPRPAEHAA
- the ccmE gene encoding cytochrome c maturation protein CcmE; the encoded protein is MHPTRKRRLLLVLLLLGAAALATGLFVLALQHNISYLFTPSQVQAGAAKDYRVFRLGGMVKAGSITRSADSLQVRFTVIDKAGATAVAYTGILPDLFRDNQAVIATGSMQGARFVATEVLAKHDETYMPQELKDAMAQAHADRAHVGNTSAAAAATARP
- the ccmD gene encoding heme exporter protein CcmD, with product MSGFWAMGGYAVYVWSAYALALVVLLLDSLLPRRRQRRLLAEIRAQVAREQVRRARGNAATNGAHDASHP
- a CDS encoding cytochrome C; amino-acid sequence: MHQAPSSPSTSSRSDRTRGTEQALLWSALGSLLLVLSPRAAAVPAFARQTGSSCADCHIGAYGPALTPYGMRFKLGGYTDSDGNGTKIPASAQLTANRSVPARGESRTRFSEADLYLAGRITDNVGGYVKVATTNNGKNDYTTRLDNVDLRAVVKSFQLGGRDTLLGVSVNNNPGSQDPIGMLPNASGLGPASAYSSSTTLLNQSSLSNRVIGTSVYGLYDRNWYGEVGTYTALPVSTQDDLGYAIGGDPGKLSDTGYLRLSYMKDLKRQFFSAGVVALTTRRQLPRSTGPRDDFTDLGYDLNYQFLGTREHILKLGYLNIYERRRYGSALIDPTDPALAGPRRASVRDQSISLNYTYKQSYSLLLAHFINTGSDDPFRYRPYGAPDTTSNLISASWAPFGKDDSYSSISNLRLSATWFRFSKFNGSTGNVFGATPVTRPRDLNQFALSLSLAF
- a CDS encoding zf-HC2 domain-containing protein; its protein translation is MKTGFNEPGNECAHAWELMPWVLQDSATEDENEWLVAHLAKCQHCSAEFAQQSRLRMAMTLPSDVPVDAEAGLQRLLQRLDAPVPKPQPQRSRTSWTTRALVAAALLQAVGLGVLGVRLSAEHERSTAYRTLSDATQPLAADAIRVVPDARMTLADWDALLRKLQLRVIGGPNAAGAYTVVPIQAGSAAQPQRSVQQLRATAGIRLAEPIAAP